TGGCTGGAAGGTATTTTTAAACGCAAAATTTGACAAGGAGATAGAAGATGAAACTGATGGGTTGTCTGGGGAGTATTCTGGCTCTTATTGTGATTGTCTTTGTCCTTACCCATTTGAGCGAAATATGGTCTTGGCTGGAAGGTATTTTCGCCTGATAAGGCAGGCAGGTTTTTTACCGCAAACAAAAAAGCCACCTTTTTAGGGGTGGCTTTTTGATTATTCAGGCAGGATATCAGGCGGATTCAGATACGGGAAACTCACCTACAAACAGGTTTTCCAGTTCAGCCCCTTCCAGGGTTTCTTTTTCAAACAACTTCTCGGCAATGAACTTAAGACGGTTTTTATTTTCGGTGAGTATAGTTTTAGCCTTTTGATGGGCTTCTTCAATCAGCCCGCGGACTTCTTCGTCAATCATATCGGCTACTTTTTCGCCGTAGTCTTTCTGTTCGGATATCTCACGCCCCAAAAAAACCATTTCTTCTTTGTTGCCAAAGGTGCGCGGCCCCAGTTTGTCACTCATACCATAGCTGGTGACCATCTTGTGGGCAATATCGGTAGCCCGGCGCAGGTCATCTGAAGCACCGGTGGAAAGTTCTTTAAAGGTCAGCTCCTCCGCTACATACCCGGCCAGCAGCCCGGCCATCATGGCCTTGAACTGGGAGCGGGTCATCAGGTAGCGGTCTTCGTTGGGTAGCTGGCGGGTATGCCCCAGGGTCATGCCTCTGGCCACAATGGATATTTTGTGAACAGGGTCAGCCCCCTGTACCAGCCGAAGCACCAGCCCGTGTCCGGTTTCGTGGTAGGCGGTGACCTCTTTTTCCTGGGTGCTTATGCGGCGGCTCTTGCGTTCCGGCCCGGCAATAACCCGGTCAATGGACTCTTCAAGGTCTTCGGTCTCAACCACTTTGCGGTTCTTGCGGGCAGCCAGTATGGCGGCCTCGTTAAGAAGGTTAGCCAGGTCCGCACCCGAAAAGCCGACTGTTTGCTTAGCCAGATTTTCCAGATTAACCGTATCTGCCAGGGGTTTGCCCTTGGCATGTATTTTCAGTATGGCTTCACGCCCGGTTATATCCGGTTTGTCCAGCACTACTCTGCGGTCAAAACGGCCGGGGCGGAGCAGGGCGGGGTCAAGGATATCAGGGCGGTTGGTAGCCGCAATAACTATTACGCTGGTATCGGTATCAAACCCGTCCATTTCCACCAGTATCTGGTTAAGGGTCTGTTCGCGTTCGTCATGCCCGCCGCCCAGTCCGGCACCGCGCTGGCGTCCGACAGCATCTATTTCGTCTATAAAGATAATGCAGGGGGCATTCTTTTTAGCCTGGTCAAACAAATCACGCACCCTGGAAGCACCCACGCCCACAAACATTTCTACAAACTCGGAGCCGCTTATAGAGAAGAAGGGAACTCCGGCTTCTCCGGCAATAGCCTTGGCCAGCAAAGTTTTACCCGTACCGGGGGGGCCTATCAGCAAAATACCTTTGGGAATGCGGGCACCCAGCGCCTGAAACTTTTCACGGGATTTCAGGAACTCTACTACTTCGCCTACTTCCTGTTTGGCTTCGTCTACCCCGGCCACGTTGGCAAAGGTAATGGTGGGCTTGTCCATATTAAAGAGCTTGGCCTTGGAGCGGCCGAAAGAGACGGCCTGATTGTTGGCGCCCCTGGCCTGGGTAAAGATGAAGATGAGCAGGCCGCCGAATATCAGGAAGGGCAGATAGGTAAGAATCATAGTGCCCCAGTCCAGTCCGCCTGCCGGCTGGATATTTACCTTGACATCAGTCAGGTCCAGGCCTTCAATGTCGTAAATACTGGCAATGTATTCCTTTACGGTGGACAGTTTTGTGCCGTCAGTGGTAGTTACCTCTATATTTTCACTGTCAACTGTAATTTCGGCAATCTTGTGTTCCTGAGACAGGGTTATTATCTGGCTCAGAGGCACTTCCTCCGGTTTCTGGGAGTTCGGCACCAGAAACGAAAAGATTGCTATGATAGCCACCAGCATCACGATATAAATAATGGTGCTGCGTTTCCAATTTGAATTCATTTGGTACCTCAAAATTTCATGTAATATGGGACATATTAAGTAAATTATAGCATATAAGGATTGCGTCGTCTTCAGGCCAGAGAGAAGTAGGTCTCTTTAAGAAGCAGGGCATCTTCCTCCAGATTAGGGCTTTCGCAGATTACCAGCCCGGCACAGCCTTTGTCACGAAGGCAAAGCAGCAGTTCTTTATAATTGAAATCTGACTCAGCCAGGTTCAGGTGCTGTCTTTCGCCGCGGGGTGAGTAATCTATACCGGAAATGTGTATATGCATATTTTTAAGGGCGCTTTCACCCAGGTAATCAGCCATAGTGGTTAACATAAAACTAAACTCGGAATAAGAGTTGAATTTGCCGGTGCGGGCATGGTAATGGGAAAAATCTATAGTCGGCAGCAGGCCGGGTATCTCGCTGCAAAGTGCCATAGTCTCCTTAAGGTCTCCGAACTGGGTGACTTTGCCGCTTACTTCGGGGCGGAGGCTTATCGGAAAGCCCTCTTTCTGAAGACGTTCAGCCACCGGGCGGATATTATCCCGTATGGCTTCGTAGGCGGCAGAAGGCGAATCCGTCAGGTAAAAACCTGGGTGAAATACCAGTGACC
This sequence is a window from Dehalococcoides mccartyi 195. Protein-coding genes within it:
- the ftsH gene encoding ATP-dependent zinc metalloprotease FtsH, whose protein sequence is MNSNWKRSTIIYIVMLVAIIAIFSFLVPNSQKPEEVPLSQIITLSQEHKIAEITVDSENIEVTTTDGTKLSTVKEYIASIYDIEGLDLTDVKVNIQPAGGLDWGTMILTYLPFLIFGGLLIFIFTQARGANNQAVSFGRSKAKLFNMDKPTITFANVAGVDEAKQEVGEVVEFLKSREKFQALGARIPKGILLIGPPGTGKTLLAKAIAGEAGVPFFSISGSEFVEMFVGVGASRVRDLFDQAKKNAPCIIFIDEIDAVGRQRGAGLGGGHDEREQTLNQILVEMDGFDTDTSVIVIAATNRPDILDPALLRPGRFDRRVVLDKPDITGREAILKIHAKGKPLADTVNLENLAKQTVGFSGADLANLLNEAAILAARKNRKVVETEDLEESIDRVIAGPERKSRRISTQEKEVTAYHETGHGLVLRLVQGADPVHKISIVARGMTLGHTRQLPNEDRYLMTRSQFKAMMAGLLAGYVAEELTFKELSTGASDDLRRATDIAHKMVTSYGMSDKLGPRTFGNKEEMVFLGREISEQKDYGEKVADMIDEEVRGLIEEAHQKAKTILTENKNRLKFIAEKLFEKETLEGAELENLFVGEFPVSESA
- a CDS encoding TIM barrel protein: MAGLLFGTAGIPYSTPKHTTQNGIHRVAELGLDGMEIEFVRGVYMKAPDTNPVRILSELLRIKLSAHAPYYLNFNAVEENKVKMSQHLLYQSAKTASLCGAGSLVFHPGFYLTDSPSAAYEAIRDNIRPVAERLQKEGFPISLRPEVSGKVTQFGDLKETMALCSEIPGLLPTIDFSHYHARTGKFNSYSEFSFMLTTMADYLGESALKNMHIHISGIDYSPRGERQHLNLAESDFNYKELLLCLRDKGCAGLVICESPNLEEDALLLKETYFSLA